From Anopheles darlingi chromosome 2, idAnoDarlMG_H_01, whole genome shotgun sequence, the proteins below share one genomic window:
- the LOC125949422 gene encoding prenylated Rab acceptor protein 1 encodes MATMETPEVHIDVSGDMEPPKQDPKSGFNFPSFTNISTRIPGFWELLRLSRQNIRPWSEFLQTSNFKTVANVSRLTNRIIRNLAYFQSNYLFVFLGLIVYCLLTSPLILIVLGAVFYACYKIKQNATPMAFFSRQLNTSQQCAAVGIAAVPLLYLAGAGAVMFWVLGASFFVISLHAAFYNIDAIVTEDMESFLSETV; translated from the exons ATGGCTACCATGGAAACGCCCGAAGTACACATCGACGTCAGCGGGGACATGGAACCCCCCAAGCAAGATCCCAAATCGGGATTCAACTTTCCATC CTTCACAAACATCTCCACGCGTATACCGGGCTTCTGGGAGCTGCTGCGTCTTAGCCGGCAAAATATTCGACCATGGTCGGAATTTCTGCAAACTTCCAACTTcaaaacggtggccaacgtTTCGAGGCTAACGAACCGCATCATCCGTAATTTGGCCTACTTTCAAAGCAACTATCTGTTCGTGTTCCTTGGACTGATTGTATACTGTCT ATTAACATCTCCGTTGATACTGATAGTGCTGGGAGCGGTATTTTATGCGTGTTACAAGATCAAACAAAACGCTACCCCTATGGCCTTCTTCAGCCGACAGCTCaacaccagccagcagtgTGCGGCCGTGGGTATTGCTGCCGTGCCGCTGCTCTATCTCGCGGGCGCCGGTGCGGTCATGTTCTGGGTGCTGGGTGCCTCATTTTTCGTGATATCACTGCATGCGGCCTTCTACAACATTGATGCGATCGTAACCGAAGACATGGAATCTTTCCTCTCCGAAACGGTGTAA
- the LOC125949316 gene encoding serine/threonine-protein kinase Doa-like yields MPRSKRRLHSRSGSRSSVGGGGGGGGGGGGGGVGRYEEKRLKHHGGAEASGGGDSFNKSSRKSNTSSSRRKRKRSESESHHRRSHARSTSGGGGGGGGAGGTGGGGGGGGGSGAGHRKNRYREEKTARRHEERTSRKDREREPRAEEPRTTALLAPVRNDTDGHLIYQAGDVLHNRYKLLSTLGEGTFGRVVKAKDTSRDHTIALKIIRNVEKYRKAAKLEINVLEEIIAKDPAGRHLCIRMLDWFDYHGHICIAFEMLGLSVYDFLKDNKYEPFPLEHVRHMSYQLCYAVNFLHSIKLTHTDLKPENILFLDSEYTTVVSNASRKNREVRHVNCTDIRLIDFGNAIFDHEYHSTIVSTRHYRAPEVILELGWEQPCDVWSIGCIMYELYLGITLFQTHDNREHLAMMERILGPIPYRMAKKTRTRYFHHGKLEWDEKSSAGRYVRENCKPLIRCAIADTPDHLQLFSLIGRMLEYDPNDRITLAEALDHPFFAKLPAHQRLHLRYGSGGDKSTSSFSASAAPSSSSRDFSHSLSR; encoded by the coding sequence ATGCCACGCTCAAAACGAAGGCTTCATTCACGGTCCGGGTCCAGGTCGTcagtcggcggtggtggtggtggcggcggcggcggcggtggtggcggcgtcggtCGGTACGAGGAGAAACGTTTGAAACACCACGGCGGAGCAGAGgctagcggcggtggcgacagCTTTAACAAGAGTTCCCGCAAGTCAAACACAAGCTCGTCCCGTAGAAAACGGAAGCGGTCGGAAAGCGAGTCCCACCATCGGCGGAGTCACGCGAGATCaaccagcggtggcggcggaggaGGCGGCGGTGCAGGAGGAActggtggcggaggtggcggcggcggcggaagcgGGGCCGGACACAGGAAGAATCGCTATCGTGAAGAGAAAACGGCACGCCGACACGAAGAGCGCACCTCGCggaaagacagagagcgagaaccgCGGGCGGAGGAGCCAAGAACGACGGCACTGCTGGCCCCGGTGCGGAACGATACGGACGGCCATTTGATATACCAAGCTGGTGATGTACTGCATAATAGATACAAACTATTATCTACTCTAGGTGAAGGCACATTTGGGCGTGTCGTGAAAGCGAAGGACACTAGCCGGGATCACACGATAGCGCTGAAAATCATACGCAACGTGGAAAAGTACCGCAAGGCGGCCAAGCTGGAGATCAATGTGCTGGAGGAGATCATTGCGAAAGACCCGGCCGGGCGACACCTGTGCATCCGGATGCTGGACTGGTTCGACTACCACGGGCACATCTGCATCGCCTTCGAGATGCTCGGGCTGAGTGTGTACGACTTCCTGAAGGACAACAAATACGAGCCGTTCCCGCTCGAGCACGTACGCCACATGTCCTACCAGCTCTGTTATGCCGTTAATTTTCTGCACAGCATCAAGCTCACTCATACCGATCTAAAGCCAGAAAATATTCTCTTTCTCGATTCCGAGTACACGACCGTTGTGAGCAATGCGAGTCGCAAGAATCGTGAGGTCCGCCACGTCAACTGCACTGACATACGGTTAATCGATTTCGGCAATGCGATCTTTGACCACGAGTACCACAGCACGATCGTGTCGACGCGGCACTACCGGGCCCCGGAGGTGATACTGGAGCTTGGCTGGGAGCAGCCATGCGACGTGTGGTCGATCGGTTGCATCATGTACGAGCTGTACCTTGGCATAACGCTCTTCCAAACGCACGACAACCGCGAGCATCTGGCCATGATGGAGCGCATCCTAGGACCGATACCCTATCGGATGGCAAAGAAGACGCGGACGCGCTACTTCCACCATGGCAAGCTCGAATGGGACGAGAAGTCATCGGCCGGGCGGTACGTGCGCGAAAACTGCAAACCCCTGATCCGCTGCGCCATCGCCGACACGCCCGACCACCTGCAGCTGTTTAGTCTCATCGGACGGATGCTGGAGTACGATCCGAACGATCGTATCACGCTCGCCGAAGCCCTCGATCATCCGTTCTTCGCCAAACTGCCCGCCCATCAGCGACTGCACCTGCGATACGGTAGCGGCGGCGACAAAAGTacgtcctccttctccgcttCGGCGGCTCCGTCAAGCAGTTCGCGTGACTTCTCGCACAGTCTGTCGAggtga